The proteins below are encoded in one region of Amycolatopsis magusensis:
- a CDS encoding ROK family transcriptional regulator, whose translation MIETRHQTELLALLRDEGPMSRVELGERLELPRARVAAEVTRLGELGLVEVAGPSASRGGRRSTLLRLAGDLRILGVDVGATSVGVAVTDAGCEVLGYTVEDCDIRQGPHAVLARVVELAEKVRQDAPGRLLAAGIGLPGPVAFAEGMPVAPPIMPGWDRFAVRDHLGGLLHCPVAVDNDVNAMALGERHSGVARSLDDLIFVKVGTGIGCGIVLGGKVYRGVAGTAGDIGHIRLDDYGPTCACGEVGCLEAYFGGSALARDALTLARSGRSAFLAGVLAENGEVTAHDVGLAAASGDFGAVNLIRDGGRRLGQVVASLVSFINPGMVVIGGGVAQLGHQLLAEVRSAVYRRSLPLATGNLPIVLSELGDTAGVIGSAWSAADRAFTLSS comes from the coding sequence ATGATCGAGACCCGTCATCAGACCGAACTGCTGGCCCTGCTGCGGGACGAGGGCCCGATGTCCCGGGTGGAGCTGGGCGAGCGGCTGGAGTTGCCGCGCGCCCGCGTCGCCGCGGAGGTGACCCGGCTGGGGGAGCTGGGACTGGTCGAGGTGGCCGGTCCGTCGGCGAGCCGGGGCGGGCGGCGGTCGACGCTGCTGCGGCTGGCGGGCGACCTCCGGATCCTCGGGGTGGACGTCGGCGCGACCTCGGTCGGCGTCGCGGTCACCGACGCGGGGTGCGAGGTGCTCGGGTACACCGTCGAAGACTGCGACATCCGGCAGGGCCCGCACGCGGTCCTCGCGCGCGTGGTGGAACTGGCGGAGAAGGTGCGCCAGGACGCACCCGGCCGGTTGCTGGCCGCGGGCATCGGCCTGCCCGGACCGGTGGCCTTCGCCGAAGGCATGCCGGTGGCGCCGCCGATCATGCCCGGCTGGGACCGGTTCGCCGTGCGGGACCACCTCGGCGGGCTGCTGCACTGCCCGGTCGCGGTGGACAACGACGTGAACGCGATGGCGCTCGGCGAACGGCACTCCGGGGTGGCGCGCTCGCTGGACGACCTGATCTTCGTCAAGGTCGGCACCGGGATCGGCTGCGGCATCGTGCTCGGCGGGAAGGTCTACCGCGGGGTGGCGGGCACGGCGGGGGACATCGGGCACATCCGGCTCGACGACTACGGGCCCACCTGTGCCTGCGGTGAGGTCGGTTGCCTGGAGGCGTACTTCGGCGGCTCGGCCCTCGCGCGCGACGCGCTCACGCTGGCACGCAGCGGGCGGTCGGCGTTCCTGGCCGGGGTGCTCGCCGAGAACGGCGAGGTGACCGCGCACGACGTGGGCCTCGCGGCGGCCTCGGGCGACTTCGGCGCGGTCAACCTGATCCGCGACGGCGGCCGTCGGCTGGGGCAGGTGGTGGCCTCGCTGGTCAGCTTCATCAACCCGGGCATGGTGGTGATCGGCGGCGGCGTGGCGCAGCTCGGGCACCAGCTGCTGGCGGAGGTGCGCAGCGCGGTCTACCGGCGCTCGCTGCCGCTGGCCACCGGCAACCTGCCGATCGTGCTGTCGGAGCTCGGCGACACCGCCGGCGTCATCGGCTCGGCCTGGTCGGCCGCGGACCGCGCCTTCACCCTGTCGTCCTGA
- a CDS encoding ROK family protein, with protein MSVSVQAEQVSQRTANLAGLLRALRRGPRSRSQLAAHSGLYKATVSSLVTELGDRGLVRPAGLRNGGHGRPSQLVELRGEAAYGLALRVEADGFSAMTMDLAGVPLASRASSADVAQLGLERGMDELAALAEAVCADLDGPPIGITVSVPGLVDTDSQVLRFAPVLRWRDAGLADLIAARLGVDLAGVLVENEANLGAFAEVLEGPGVRELFYLSGGYGVGGGLVSSGVLLRGARGFAGEIGHITIDPAGDACPCGRTGCLETKAGFPALLRAAASPPDSLHDPALGVDAGVTALRDRIRGGDQRAAAAVHDLGTALSTALATVVDLVDPEVLVLGGYFAGLAEWLVEPIRIALGARTHGPGTRCRVLASALGTSAALLGAAHLATERLFTDPTLAPMAVHDSELPENSEVSL; from the coding sequence ATGAGCGTGAGCGTGCAGGCTGAGCAAGTCAGCCAGCGCACGGCGAACCTCGCCGGTCTCCTTCGCGCACTCCGGCGCGGGCCGCGCTCGCGGTCGCAGCTCGCCGCCCACTCCGGGCTCTACAAGGCCACCGTCTCCAGCTTGGTCACCGAACTCGGCGACCGCGGCCTGGTCCGCCCGGCCGGGCTCCGCAACGGCGGGCACGGCAGGCCCAGCCAGCTGGTCGAACTCCGCGGCGAGGCCGCCTACGGGCTGGCGCTGCGGGTGGAGGCCGACGGCTTCTCCGCGATGACCATGGACCTGGCCGGGGTGCCGCTGGCCAGCCGCGCCAGCAGCGCCGACGTCGCCCAGCTCGGGCTCGAGCGCGGCATGGACGAGCTCGCCGCGCTGGCCGAAGCCGTCTGCGCCGACCTCGACGGGCCCCCGATCGGCATCACCGTCTCGGTGCCCGGCCTGGTCGACACCGACTCCCAGGTCCTCCGCTTCGCCCCGGTGCTGCGCTGGCGCGACGCCGGGCTCGCCGACCTCATCGCCGCCCGTCTCGGCGTCGACCTCGCGGGCGTCCTCGTCGAAAACGAGGCCAACCTCGGTGCGTTCGCCGAGGTACTCGAAGGCCCCGGCGTGCGCGAGCTGTTCTACCTGAGCGGCGGCTACGGCGTCGGCGGCGGCCTGGTCTCCAGCGGGGTGCTGCTCCGCGGTGCCCGCGGGTTCGCCGGCGAGATCGGGCACATCACCATCGACCCCGCCGGCGACGCCTGCCCCTGCGGGCGCACCGGCTGCCTGGAGACCAAGGCCGGGTTCCCCGCGCTCCTGCGGGCTGCCGCCTCCCCACCCGACTCCCTGCACGACCCGGCGCTCGGCGTCGACGCCGGGGTGACCGCGCTGCGCGACCGGATCCGCGGCGGCGACCAGCGGGCCGCGGCCGCCGTCCACGACCTCGGCACCGCGCTCAGCACCGCACTGGCCACCGTGGTCGACCTCGTCGACCCCGAGGTGCTGGTGCTCGGCGGCTACTTCGCCGGGCTCGCCGAATGGCTGGTCGAGCCGATCCGCATCGCGCTCGGCGCGCGCACCCACGGACCCGGCACCCGCTGCCGCGTCCTCGCTTCCGCGCTCGGCACCTCGGCCGCGTTGCTCGGCGCGGCCCACCTGGCCACCGAACGCCTCTTCACCGACCCGACCCTCGCCCCGATGGCCGTGCACGACTCGGAGCTCCCGGAGAACTCGGAGGTCTCCCTATGA
- a CDS encoding sugar ABC transporter ATP-binding protein, protein MNDSPLLEVRGVVKVFPGVRALDGVNLEVVPGEVHCLLGQNGAGKSTLIKVLAAAHHPDEGEILWRGDVVSPANPSAALRQGIATMYQELDLVPGLSVAENIFLGHERQRFGFTKVAESRAEAQRLMTRLGHPEIHPGTEVGRLSAAAQQLVSMARALAHDARLLVMDEPTAALAGEEVDNLFRIVEELTADGVAIVYISHRLEELRRIGHRVTVLKDGRTVAQNLDARDTPTADLVALMAGRRVETVFGPSRDPRPEGTPEVLRVEGLARRGEFEEIGFSVHAGEVLGIAGLVGSGRSELLETIAGARKADHGTVSVDGKSVRNGSVHAAVRAGIGLAPEERKSQGLLLDLPVAHNVTLASLSRYASFGFTDRARELRDAGETLKRLDLRPADPRRIARTLSGGNQQKAVLARWLVRGCRVLLLDEPTRGVDVGARAELYRLITELAETGVAIVLVSSEIPEVLGLADRVLVLREGRVLADRQANELTEAGVLDLILEGSAA, encoded by the coding sequence ATGAACGACTCCCCGCTGCTCGAAGTGCGCGGTGTGGTCAAGGTCTTCCCCGGCGTCCGCGCACTGGACGGCGTCAACCTCGAGGTGGTGCCCGGTGAGGTGCACTGCCTGCTCGGCCAGAACGGCGCGGGCAAGTCGACGCTCATCAAGGTGCTCGCCGCCGCCCACCACCCCGACGAGGGGGAGATCCTCTGGCGCGGCGACGTCGTCTCGCCGGCCAACCCCTCGGCCGCGCTGCGCCAGGGCATCGCCACCATGTACCAGGAACTCGACCTCGTGCCGGGCCTGTCGGTGGCGGAGAACATCTTCCTCGGCCACGAGCGCCAGCGCTTCGGCTTCACCAAGGTCGCCGAGTCGCGTGCGGAGGCGCAGCGGCTGATGACCCGCCTCGGTCACCCCGAGATCCACCCGGGCACCGAGGTCGGCAGGCTCTCGGCCGCCGCCCAGCAGCTGGTGTCGATGGCGCGGGCGCTCGCGCACGACGCCCGCCTGCTGGTGATGGACGAGCCGACCGCCGCGCTCGCCGGGGAAGAGGTGGACAACCTCTTCCGCATCGTCGAGGAGCTGACCGCCGACGGCGTGGCGATCGTCTACATCTCCCACCGCCTCGAAGAACTGCGGCGCATCGGCCACCGCGTCACCGTGCTCAAGGACGGCCGGACCGTGGCGCAGAACCTCGACGCCCGCGACACCCCGACCGCCGACCTGGTCGCGCTGATGGCCGGTCGCCGCGTCGAAACCGTCTTCGGTCCCAGCCGGGACCCGCGGCCCGAGGGCACGCCCGAGGTGCTGCGCGTCGAAGGGCTCGCCCGGCGCGGTGAGTTCGAGGAGATCGGGTTCTCCGTGCACGCCGGGGAAGTGCTCGGCATCGCCGGTCTCGTCGGCTCCGGGCGCAGCGAACTGCTGGAGACCATCGCGGGCGCCAGGAAAGCCGACCACGGCACGGTTTCCGTGGACGGCAAGAGCGTGCGCAACGGCAGCGTGCACGCCGCGGTCCGCGCGGGCATCGGCCTCGCGCCGGAAGAGCGCAAGAGCCAGGGCCTGCTGCTCGACCTGCCCGTGGCGCACAACGTGACGCTGGCGAGCCTGTCCCGCTACGCCAGCTTCGGCTTCACCGACCGCGCCCGCGAACTCCGCGACGCCGGGGAAACGCTGAAGCGACTGGACCTGCGGCCCGCCGACCCGCGGCGCATCGCGCGCACGCTGTCCGGCGGGAACCAGCAGAAGGCGGTGCTCGCGCGCTGGCTGGTGCGCGGCTGCCGGGTGCTGCTGCTCGACGAACCCACCCGCGGGGTGGACGTCGGCGCGCGCGCCGAGCTGTACCGCCTGATCACCGAACTGGCCGAGACCGGCGTGGCCATCGTGCTGGTCTCGAGCGAGATCCCGGAGGTACTCGGTCTCGCCGACCGGGTCCTCGTCCTCCGCGAAGGCCGGGTGCTGGCCGACCGGCAGGCGAACGAGCTCACCGAGGCCGGGGTGCTCGACCTGATCCTCGAGGGGAGTGCGGCATGA
- a CDS encoding ABC transporter permease: MTEQTESRPINTEPDPPPAPPAAKKNGSSGFPLDFRLIGLTGVLVVLCLVGYFTRPEVFFTEGNISTILRLAAAIGVVSVGMTFVIISGGIDLSVGSIVALSSVWLTTLATQSYGPVVMVICGLAVGLGCGLVNGLLVSYGKVVPFIATLAMYASARGLAERLSGRKTQVVGDAGFLEFFRGDILGIPVLIWMFALVFGVGWVVLNRTTFGRRTYAVGGNAEAARLAGINVKRHTALVYAVAGVCCGVAALMVVARTTAGASTNGMFYELDAIAAVVIGGTLLTGGKGSLLGTLVGVLIFTVLSNIFTLNNLDTDIQNIAKGAIIVLAVLLRFRGRGERSTT; encoded by the coding sequence ATGACCGAACAGACCGAATCGCGGCCGATCAACACGGAGCCGGATCCGCCCCCGGCACCGCCGGCGGCCAAGAAGAACGGATCCTCCGGCTTCCCGCTGGACTTCCGGCTGATCGGGCTCACCGGGGTGCTGGTGGTGCTGTGCCTGGTCGGCTACTTCACCCGGCCCGAGGTGTTCTTCACCGAAGGCAACATCTCCACCATCCTGCGCCTGGCCGCGGCGATCGGCGTGGTCAGCGTCGGCATGACCTTCGTGATCATCAGCGGCGGCATCGACCTCTCGGTCGGCTCGATCGTGGCGTTGTCCAGCGTCTGGCTGACCACCCTGGCCACCCAGTCCTACGGCCCGGTCGTGATGGTGATCTGCGGCCTGGCGGTCGGCCTCGGCTGTGGTCTGGTCAACGGGTTGCTGGTGTCGTACGGGAAAGTCGTGCCGTTCATCGCCACGCTGGCGATGTACGCCTCGGCCCGCGGGCTCGCCGAGCGGCTCAGCGGCCGCAAGACCCAGGTGGTCGGCGACGCCGGTTTCCTCGAGTTCTTCCGCGGGGACATCCTCGGCATCCCGGTGCTGATCTGGATGTTCGCGCTGGTGTTCGGCGTGGGCTGGGTGGTGCTCAACCGCACCACCTTCGGCCGCCGCACCTACGCGGTCGGCGGCAACGCCGAAGCCGCGCGGCTGGCGGGCATCAACGTCAAGCGGCACACCGCGCTGGTCTACGCCGTGGCCGGCGTGTGCTGCGGGGTCGCGGCGCTGATGGTGGTCGCCCGGACCACCGCCGGTGCCTCCACCAACGGCATGTTCTACGAGCTCGACGCGATCGCCGCGGTGGTGATCGGCGGCACGCTGCTCACCGGCGGCAAGGGCTCGCTGCTCGGCACCCTGGTCGGCGTCCTGATCTTCACCGTGCTGTCCAACATCTTCACGCTGAACAACCTCGACACCGACATCCAGAACATCGCCAAGGGCGCGATCATCGTGCTCGCCGTGCTGCTGCGGTTCCGCGGCCGCGGTGAGCGCAGCACCACTTGA
- a CDS encoding substrate-binding domain-containing protein, translating into MTQSFLARRGFLLGAGAVGAGVVLAGCTSNEQPQAQNGGTQPVAQGTGDNAQPGKMVTVGFSAPAADHGWMAAMTTNARAQAEKFPDVTFKPTEGTNDVNQQIAQVETLITAKVDVLVILPFDGKALTGVGQQAMDAGIPVINVDRVFDTPLAFRTWIGGDNYRMGVNAGNYIAQQMKAKNITAPVIGEVAGIDSLPLTQERSQGFKDALTRAGFAVGPRVSAQFTPESGESMTANLLQSAAKLDALWNHDDDQGVGVLAAIENANRSEFIMVGGAGSKNMMNHIKSDANPVKATVLYSPSMASSAIALARLLGQAKGVGDLAEHEIPSEITTYSAVVTKENVDQYLDVGFDS; encoded by the coding sequence ATGACGCAATCCTTCCTGGCCCGCCGCGGGTTCCTGCTCGGCGCGGGTGCGGTCGGTGCCGGAGTGGTGCTGGCGGGCTGCACGTCGAACGAGCAGCCGCAGGCCCAGAACGGTGGCACCCAGCCGGTCGCGCAGGGCACCGGTGACAACGCCCAGCCGGGCAAGATGGTCACCGTCGGGTTCTCCGCGCCCGCCGCCGACCACGGCTGGATGGCCGCGATGACCACGAACGCCCGCGCGCAGGCGGAGAAGTTCCCCGACGTCACCTTCAAGCCCACCGAGGGCACGAACGACGTCAACCAGCAGATCGCCCAGGTGGAAACGCTGATCACCGCCAAGGTGGACGTCCTGGTCATCCTGCCGTTCGACGGCAAGGCGCTGACCGGCGTCGGCCAGCAGGCGATGGACGCGGGCATCCCGGTGATCAACGTGGACCGCGTGTTCGACACCCCGCTGGCGTTCCGCACCTGGATCGGCGGCGACAACTACCGCATGGGCGTCAACGCGGGCAACTACATCGCCCAGCAGATGAAGGCCAAGAACATCACCGCGCCGGTGATCGGCGAGGTCGCGGGCATCGACTCGCTGCCGCTGACGCAGGAACGCAGCCAGGGCTTCAAGGACGCGCTGACCCGCGCCGGTTTCGCCGTGGGCCCGCGGGTTTCCGCGCAGTTCACCCCGGAGTCCGGTGAGTCGATGACGGCGAACCTGCTGCAGTCGGCCGCCAAGCTGGACGCGCTGTGGAACCACGACGACGACCAGGGTGTCGGTGTGCTCGCGGCGATCGAGAACGCCAACCGCAGCGAGTTCATCATGGTCGGCGGCGCCGGTTCGAAGAACATGATGAACCACATCAAGTCCGACGCGAACCCGGTCAAGGCGACGGTGCTCTACAGCCCGTCGATGGCCTCCTCGGCGATCGCGCTGGCCCGGCTGCTCGGGCAGGCGAAGGGTGTCGGCGACCTCGCCGAGCACGAGATCCCCTCGGAGATCACCACCTACTCGGCCGTGGTGACCAAGGAGAACGTCGACCAGTACCTCGACGTCGGCTTCGACTCGTAG